The DNA window AATGGCGGCTTTTTATGGGATACCTTCATTGGTGCGGTGGTAGCCTTCATTTATTTTTTCCTTTGGGAATATAACACCCAGGGTATGACACCCGGAAAATATGTAACCGGAACAAGAGTAATCAGTGTTGACGGACAACAACCTGACAGAAAACAGATTTTATACAGAAGCCTGTACAGGGTGATTCCCTTTGAGCCGCTTTCTTTTTTCGGACGCGAAGGATGGCACGACAGCTTCAGCGATACACGGGTTATTAACTGGTCAAATTATATCTCTGAAAGACAGGCAAAAGACGATATCAACCGTATCGGACAGAAAGAAATTGCGTAGATTTTTTTGTTTATTAATAAATTTCGCTATATTTGCACACCTCAAAACGGTACTTTGGCCGAGTGGCTAGGCAGTGGTCTGCAACACCATCTACAGCGGTTCGAATCCGCTAGGTACCTCTTAAAGCCTCTATCATCTGATTCAGATTGTAGAGGTTTTTTAATTATAAGGCAGTGGCAAAGGCAAAGAATCCAAAGAATATCCCCGGGCTATTCGCCACAACAATCGGCCAGTCTTTTTTAGGCTTTTTAATAAGTCCATAAATTACCCAGAGACTACAATTGATTCCGGCCACCAGAGGCTGAAGCCAGTCTCCTTTATCTCCTTTCAGATTACCGCTGATTTGCGGAATATAGGAAAAATACATCGCCATTGCCGTGACCGTAGCGACCCAGCCCAACACTTGCATTAATTTTTCATTCATGATGCTTTTGTTTAAGCGACATTATGTGAAATTATTGTGCCATGAAATATAGCTTTGATTTACAGTTAAATTTTATGATAAGCTATAGGGGACAGCTGAAGAGCATTTTCTGCAATCAATCAAAGATCAAATCCAAGATCAAAGAAGAGAGAAGGATTTACTGGTATTTCTTTATAAAGGTAAACTTTTATGCAGGTGTTTTAATTTCAATTTTCATATCACCAAATGATACCATCTGGTCTAAAGCCTTCAACAAAAACAAAATCCCCGGATATCTCCGGGGATCAAAAACTAATAACCATGAAAACTCAATTAAACATGAGAATCGGGGGCAAAGATATTAATTATTTCCTTTGTGAAACAGTACATGAAAAGGTTTTATGAATTTTTTATGATTATGATTCCCCGAGTCTTAAGAAAATAATAAAATTTAGCCTCCGCAGACTATATTTCTGGCACAACTTCTGATATAAATAAGCTACACGCCTAAAATCATGAATTATGAATATAAAAATTAAAGTCGCATACTGTACCCAGTGTCAGGGATATTCATCAGCAACTCCTGTAGAGAAAAAATATATCAATCATCCAGATATTATCGATCATTTCTTTTATCATGGAGAACCTTGGTTCACTTTGGATCATGATACATTTGAGACCATTAAAAATCTGGAAAATACGGATGAAAGAGTAATTACGCTTCAGCAACATACGCAAAATGATCATTTGTATTGCCGGTGTCAGAAAGACACGGCCCATCTTCAGCCAGCGTATGCGTCAGAAGAATATATAGGCGCTGATTCGGTTTCCTGGTATGATCATCAGAGAACCGATGCCGACTATTATTTTACAGATCTTTATCATACTTACAATACCTTTCATGGTATTGCTCCCATAAGAAATAACATGAGGCATCCGGGTCAAATGTCCCGGAACCTGAGAAAAGTTAAATAGTTATTTAACAAGAAGATGTCTCTGTCTCCCATTAAAAATAAAAACCTCAGCAAAACTGAGGTTTTAATATTTTGGGATATACAAAATATATTTGATTATTCTCCCTATTGATTATGCACTTTTAACAGCCGGGAAACGCAGGAAAAAGGTTGTTCCCTGGCTTTCAACACTTTCAAAGTCTACATTTCCACTGAGTTTTTTCATGATATTCTTAACGATTGAAAGCCCCACTCCGCTACCGAGAAAAGATCTCGTATTATCCATTCTCTGAAAGATCTTAAACACATCTTCTTTTGACCGATAAGGAATTCCAATCCCGTTATCCGATATGGTATAAAGAATGTAACTCCCGTCGTAAGATGAATCTACGGTGATCTCCGCACTTTCTTTTTGTGAAGAATATTTAACGGCATTCGTAATGATATTCTGAAATACCTGGGTGATCAGGCTTTTTTCTCCGGTAACCGGATAAATATTACGTACGGTTATTGCTGCATTTTCATTGTATGAGAGCTTAGCATCCGTACATGCTTTTTCTATGATCCCTGTAGGATCTACATTCTCAAATATGTACTCCGAATATTTCAGCCTGCTCAGCCTCAGTACATTGGACATCATTCCGGACATATTATCAATTTCACTCAGAACATTCTGTATTTTTTTGATATTATACTCATCCGTATTGTGCCTGGCCATCATCTGCACGTTCAGCTTCATTACCGTAAGCGGTGTAGCCAGATCATGCGAAATGGTATGGGAATAACTGTCCAGTTCATCATTAATTCGATTCAGTTCTTCATTAATCTTGGTCAGTTCTTCATTCATCCTACTGATGTTATGCAGCTGTTCCTGCATGGTGTGATTAACAAGATCTCTGATTTTATTGATTCTCAGCCTGTCTTTACTGGACCAGTAATGAGATTTATCTGATATTTCCTCATAAAATACCTGAAAAGATTTCCTGGGCGAATATACCAGCTTCTGCTCATTGTAGAAATTTAAAGTCTCAATCTCCTTTTTATCTTTTCCGGCCCAGGAGATGTGATCCTTGAATTCCTGGCGGAACCATATCAGGAGATGCCCGTTCTGTTTGTTGATAAAAGCTAAAGCTACGCCACAGCAGTTTTTATCAAGTCCCAGTGATGCCTGATACGTTTTATAGAATGAATCGTCGAAATACGTCTTATCTTCAATATTCTGTACCGCCCATTGATAAATCCTCAGGATGATGTTTTCATTCGGAACCTTGCCATAAGATTTTACCATATTATCTGCAATGACAGCGAATCCGTCCGTTTCAGAAACATTCCGGATATTTTCCACATTGTTGATCAGTGAATCCTTGATCGTGGTGAATTTCAAAAGCTCTTTTTTAAGATTGTAGCAGATTGTATTCAGCGCAGTTTCATATCTGGATGCTTTTTTAGCCTGATAAGACGAGTAAGCATTGGAAGCAATAAAAGTTGCAATTTCTG is part of the Chryseobacterium camelliae genome and encodes:
- a CDS encoding RDD family protein, with the translated sequence MRKYLLIVDRNKASLGTRFINNLIDTIVIMIIHVILTFISGFLYGFTSIWFFYFYNNGGFLWDTFIGAVVAFIYFFLWEYNTQGMTPGKYVTGTRVISVDGQQPDRKQILYRSLYRVIPFEPLSFFGREGWHDSFSDTRVINWSNYISERQAKDDINRIGQKEIA
- a CDS encoding ATP-binding protein translates to MNITNCNEIEIYNPGFIQDFGYLIGIDAESKIINFYSENISDLFPVDETVLQKSIYDLACFSSVVNSPQFYDVDRNSKEEIKNSDKIEINGREYHISVYKYKDILFIELEKCLLNGLSNSSLLKGIKNLPSLKKGKDIWKALVKNICQITGYDRVMVYKFNSDGSGKVVAEEKLATMESYMHLHYPESDIPKQARALYLKNHKRILSDINATPVKIISQVKTVDLTYSGVRAISPIHIEYLKNGGISSSFSVSIIIDNELWGLVTCHSTQPKHIDLDNRILAEIATFIASNAYSSYQAKKASRYETALNTICYNLKKELLKFTTIKDSLINNVENIRNVSETDGFAVIADNMVKSYGKVPNENIILRIYQWAVQNIEDKTYFDDSFYKTYQASLGLDKNCCGVALAFINKQNGHLLIWFRQEFKDHISWAGKDKKEIETLNFYNEQKLVYSPRKSFQVFYEEISDKSHYWSSKDRLRINKIRDLVNHTMQEQLHNISRMNEELTKINEELNRINDELDSYSHTISHDLATPLTVMKLNVQMMARHNTDEYNIKKIQNVLSEIDNMSGMMSNVLRLSRLKYSEYIFENVDPTGIIEKACTDAKLSYNENAAITVRNIYPVTGEKSLITQVFQNIITNAVKYSSQKESAEITVDSSYDGSYILYTISDNGIGIPYRSKEDVFKIFQRMDNTRSFLGSGVGLSIVKNIMKKLSGNVDFESVESQGTTFFLRFPAVKSA